The following proteins come from a genomic window of Leptospira bandrabouensis:
- a CDS encoding ArsR/SmtB family transcription factor has translation MKYNTQGLEHIFHALADRSRLQMVERLSLGPASVKELAEPLTMALPSVLKHLKVLEDGGLVISEKTGRVRTYRLDPKQLTGIDSWIEERKTAWNRSFDRLGNFLIETSEENSDGA, from the coding sequence ATGAAGTATAATACACAAGGTTTGGAACATATTTTTCATGCACTCGCCGATCGTAGTCGATTGCAGATGGTCGAACGATTGAGTCTTGGTCCTGCTTCTGTAAAAGAATTAGCTGAACCACTCACGATGGCCTTACCTTCCGTTTTAAAACATTTAAAAGTGTTAGAAGATGGAGGGCTTGTTATTTCCGAAAAGACAGGTCGAGTTCGCACGTATCGATTGGATCCTAAACAACTGACAGGAATTGATTCTTGGATAGAAGAAAGGAAGACCGCCTGGAATCGCAGTTTTGATCGTTTAGGAAATTTTTTAATCGAAACATCGGAAGAGAATTCCGACGGAGCATAA
- a CDS encoding ethanolamine ammonia-lyase subunit EutB, whose protein sequence is MGYKTILGTKTYQFPDLKDLLAKASTHRSGDVLAGLSAKSQEERVAAQMALADVYLSEFLNLELIPANKDEVTKLILESHKKEDFLSISHLTVGGFRDFLLAESTDAEVITSIRWGITPEMVAAVSKLMSNQDLILVSKKINIITKFRNTIGLPGRLSVRLQPNHPTDDPKGIAASLLDGLLLGSGDAVIGINPATDNIPTSITLLEMLDNLIQKYSIPTQSCILSHVTTSMEVMKRGAPLDLVFQSIGGSEDLNKSFGVSLSILDEARQMALSLGRGTVGDNVMYFETGQGSALSAGAHHGIDQQTLEVRAYAVARKFSPLLVNTVVGFIGPEYLYNGKQIIRAGLEDHFCGKLLGLPMGVDICYTNHAEADQDDMDTLLTLLGVAGCTYIMGIPGADDVMLSYQSTSFHDALYLRQVLGLKPAPEFERWLLDRGIFTNENGFFPKENRNLNLLEDLLGK, encoded by the coding sequence ATGGGTTATAAAACAATCCTCGGCACCAAAACCTACCAATTCCCCGATTTAAAAGACCTTTTGGCCAAAGCGAGTACTCATCGCTCTGGTGATGTCCTTGCGGGACTTTCGGCAAAAAGCCAAGAAGAAAGAGTGGCCGCACAAATGGCCCTTGCTGATGTTTACCTTTCTGAATTTTTAAACCTGGAATTAATTCCAGCAAACAAAGATGAGGTGACAAAACTGATATTGGAATCTCATAAAAAAGAGGATTTTTTATCGATTTCTCATCTTACTGTTGGTGGGTTTCGTGATTTTTTGTTAGCTGAATCAACTGATGCTGAGGTAATTACTTCGATTCGATGGGGCATTACCCCTGAGATGGTAGCTGCCGTATCAAAACTAATGTCCAACCAGGATTTAATTCTTGTTAGTAAGAAAATAAACATCATTACAAAATTTAGAAATACGATTGGTTTACCTGGCAGACTCTCAGTTCGGTTGCAACCCAATCATCCTACAGATGATCCAAAAGGAATTGCAGCAAGTCTTTTGGATGGGTTATTACTCGGAAGTGGAGATGCTGTGATTGGAATTAACCCCGCCACTGATAATATTCCTACTTCCATTACACTTTTAGAAATGTTGGACAACCTCATTCAAAAGTATTCCATTCCTACCCAATCCTGTATTTTATCTCATGTAACTACTTCCATGGAAGTTATGAAACGAGGAGCACCTTTGGATTTGGTTTTTCAATCGATAGGTGGATCAGAAGACTTAAATAAAAGTTTTGGTGTTAGTTTATCCATTTTGGATGAAGCAAGACAGATGGCTTTGTCTCTTGGACGTGGGACTGTTGGCGATAACGTTATGTATTTTGAAACGGGACAAGGAAGTGCTTTGTCTGCGGGTGCCCATCATGGAATTGACCAACAAACTTTAGAAGTACGAGCTTATGCTGTTGCCAGAAAGTTTTCCCCCCTTCTTGTAAACACAGTTGTTGGTTTTATCGGACCAGAATATCTATATAATGGAAAACAAATCATTCGAGCAGGTCTTGAGGATCATTTCTGTGGAAAGTTACTCGGCCTTCCTATGGGAGTGGATATTTGTTATACCAATCATGCAGAAGCAGACCAAGATGATATGGATACACTTTTGACACTTTTGGGTGTTGCTGGATGTACATATATCATGGGAATTCCAGGTGCCGACGATGTGATGTTGTCTTACCAAAGTACTTCCTTTCATGATGCTTTATATTTAAGGCAAGTTTTAGGATTAAAACCTGCACCTGAGTTTGAACGTTGGTTACTTGATAGAGGAATTTTTACCAATGAAAATGGGTTTTTCCCGAAGGAAAATCGAAACTTGAATTTACTCGAAGATTTATTAGGAAAGTAA
- a CDS encoding methyl-accepting chemotaxis protein: MTNSTSNSQKSVKEKINTSRAIGIKGQLMLFIFLILSIVLTCIFYISYTTAKEQVLNVGEEMFTNVLKDAVGLVDALNERVKAGDMTLEEAQDMAKEYIVGPKMPDGNRDISKTKMSTNDYMYLWGITPEGIATMHPFNIEGANIWDYQIEGKYTVRDTWGNPKATGYPLREIWQNPGEPIYTFMAYQAYYKPWNWVIGAGGREQIIYERRLRGMQIVFLVSAAISLTLSMLFSYILASFIAKRIQKIKFVVEKASEGDLREKVDLAFKDEFGILGDDFNKMANNLREMMKHVSNSSVKVAESAKEMYIGAEHSSAVAGSIAKSIQQVAVSTESQLVAFTENKRAMLENAQAVAKIAESTATVSDLANGVLEKVQEGRNVIGTTIKQMAVVNSSVSGISSSIHVLGENSKAIGQIVETINQIASQTNLLALNAAIEAARAGEQGRGFAVVADEVRKLAERSEDATKQISVLIGEIQKNTSSAVAMMENGSREVDQGVSMVNEVGQTFERIAGSIEKVTDEMQGVSATTEEISASTEELNASTEQLAQISNGISDSTQAIAASSEEQLASSEEVTAAANNLGVLADELKSEIEKFKI; the protein is encoded by the coding sequence ATGACAAATTCTACTTCTAATTCTCAAAAATCCGTAAAAGAAAAAATCAACACAAGTAGGGCAATTGGAATTAAAGGCCAACTTATGTTATTTATATTTTTGATTCTATCAATTGTCCTTACTTGTATCTTTTATATTTCCTATACAACTGCAAAAGAGCAGGTTTTGAATGTCGGTGAAGAAATGTTTACCAACGTACTTAAGGATGCGGTTGGACTTGTGGATGCTTTAAACGAAAGAGTTAAGGCAGGTGACATGACATTAGAAGAAGCTCAAGACATGGCCAAAGAATACATTGTCGGACCAAAGATGCCAGATGGGAATCGTGATATTTCCAAAACTAAAATGTCTACAAATGATTATATGTATCTTTGGGGGATCACACCAGAAGGGATTGCTACTATGCATCCATTCAATATCGAAGGTGCTAATATTTGGGATTACCAAATCGAAGGAAAATACACTGTGCGAGATACTTGGGGAAACCCAAAGGCGACTGGATACCCGTTACGTGAAATTTGGCAAAACCCTGGTGAACCTATTTATACCTTTATGGCTTACCAAGCTTATTATAAACCTTGGAATTGGGTCATTGGAGCCGGTGGACGTGAGCAGATCATTTACGAAAGAAGATTACGTGGAATGCAAATTGTTTTTTTGGTTAGCGCCGCAATCAGTTTAACCTTATCGATGTTATTCTCCTATATCCTTGCTTCCTTCATTGCAAAAAGAATTCAGAAAATTAAATTTGTTGTGGAGAAGGCAAGCGAAGGAGACCTCCGCGAAAAAGTCGATTTAGCATTTAAGGATGAATTTGGAATCCTTGGTGATGACTTTAATAAAATGGCAAATAACTTACGAGAGATGATGAAACATGTATCTAATTCTTCCGTTAAAGTGGCTGAGTCAGCAAAAGAAATGTACATAGGTGCAGAACATTCTTCTGCCGTTGCTGGCAGCATTGCTAAATCCATTCAACAGGTTGCGGTAAGCACAGAATCTCAATTGGTTGCTTTTACAGAAAATAAACGGGCCATGCTTGAGAACGCGCAAGCTGTAGCAAAAATTGCTGAATCTACTGCAACCGTTTCTGATTTAGCGAATGGAGTTTTGGAAAAAGTACAAGAGGGAAGAAATGTTATTGGAACTACCATTAAACAGATGGCAGTTGTTAATTCTTCCGTAAGTGGTATATCGAGCAGTATTCATGTGTTAGGTGAGAATTCGAAAGCCATTGGACAAATTGTAGAAACGATCAATCAAATTGCAAGCCAAACTAATTTACTGGCACTCAATGCTGCCATTGAGGCGGCAAGGGCTGGAGAACAGGGAAGGGGTTTTGCGGTAGTAGCGGACGAAGTTCGAAAGTTGGCAGAACGTTCGGAAGATGCAACGAAACAAATCAGTGTATTGATTGGGGAAATTCAAAAAAACACATCATCTGCGGTAGCGATGATGGAAAATGGCAGTAGGGAAGTCGACCAAGGTGTTTCAATGGTAAACGAAGTAGGTCAAACTTTTGAAAGGATTGCCGGATCAATTGAAAAAGTAACTGATGAAATGCAAGGGGTTTCTGCCACTACAGAAGAAATTTCTGCGAGCACGGAAGAATTAAATGCATCGACCGAACAATTAGCACAAATTTCCAATGGAATTTCTGATAGTACGCAGGCCATTGCAGCTTCTTCTGAAGAACAACTTGCTTCCTCCGAAGAAGTAACTGCTGCCGCAAACAATTTAGGTGTGCTTGCCGATGAGTTAAAGTCGGAAATCGAGAAGTTTAAAATATAA
- a CDS encoding helix-turn-helix transcriptional regulator — MSVFFLVPLFASLANISCFIENITRDHRFHRLLSVFYFTIGVQNAATAALCFAPDETTGLAFWIFQCHSFFLLAPVLVAICSFCTGRKLMNQGTVGIAIYALVVDLICSSIPKTVVYGFAKFPFGMAPLLTDVGGILGGSVHFFAISLSLYFVLIPLEWNVFFERRTFIIALCVWWIGLFSNFLPMYGFNFPPLHPVVDATLSVLFSIYLNRFNASKPSIYGFIASILISLAVGLLIGILVLGILPKFSYKEYMISIVTTLTSLVFFSYLLKTTLKDNKPNLNFSLPLESYGLSKQELRICELIAEGHSRSFIRLILNVSDGTLRNHLKNIYGKVLPESNSTSKDQLQRLTVFLSKQKINVS, encoded by the coding sequence ATGAGTGTTTTCTTCTTAGTCCCTTTGTTTGCATCCTTGGCAAATATAAGTTGTTTTATTGAAAATATTACACGTGATCATCGCTTCCATAGACTCCTGAGTGTTTTTTATTTTACCATAGGCGTTCAGAATGCTGCCACAGCAGCCCTTTGTTTTGCACCTGATGAGACCACTGGTCTTGCGTTTTGGATCTTTCAGTGCCATTCTTTTTTTCTATTGGCTCCCGTGTTAGTTGCTATTTGTTCGTTTTGTACTGGAAGAAAATTAATGAATCAAGGAACCGTTGGCATTGCAATTTATGCATTGGTTGTTGATTTGATATGTTCTTCGATACCGAAAACTGTGGTATACGGTTTTGCTAAGTTTCCTTTTGGAATGGCACCCTTACTCACTGATGTTGGTGGTATACTTGGCGGTTCAGTGCATTTTTTTGCAATCTCATTGTCATTATACTTTGTATTAATTCCTTTGGAATGGAATGTATTTTTTGAAAGACGTACCTTTATCATTGCCTTGTGTGTTTGGTGGATTGGTCTTTTTTCTAATTTTTTACCTATGTATGGATTTAATTTTCCTCCCCTTCACCCTGTAGTAGATGCCACTTTGTCTGTATTATTTTCTATTTACCTAAATCGGTTTAATGCATCTAAACCAAGTATTTATGGTTTTATTGCTTCCATCTTGATATCGCTTGCTGTTGGCTTACTCATCGGGATTTTAGTTTTAGGAATTCTTCCTAAATTTAGCTATAAAGAGTATATGATTTCCATTGTTACGACATTGACGAGCCTTGTGTTTTTTTCCTACTTGTTGAAAACTACACTAAAAGACAATAAACCAAATCTAAATTTTTCACTTCCACTGGAGAGTTATGGATTGTCGAAACAAGAACTTCGAATTTGTGAATTGATAGCGGAAGGTCATAGTCGTTCTTTCATTCGATTGATTCTGAATGTTTCTGACGGAACTTTACGAAACCATCTAAAAAACATTTATGGCAAAGTATTACCTGAATCAAATTCAACATCCAAAGACCAACTCCAACGTTTAACGGTCTTTTTATCGAAACAAAAAATCAATGTATCATAA
- a CDS encoding SRPBCC family protein: protein MKEKQVRNSTFTIERILPASKERAFAAWANPDSKRRWFACHDDWKTVEFGLDFQVGGKETNLVLTPAGSRHVFDATYYDIIPNERIVYAFGMYVNNIRISVSLVTVLFESEIIGRTKMIFTEQIVLLQDPKVSGFSTEEEIRGRVEGTNAGFDRLEKEFT from the coding sequence GTGAAAGAAAAACAAGTCAGAAATTCAACATTTACGATTGAAAGGATTTTACCTGCTTCCAAAGAAAGGGCCTTTGCTGCTTGGGCTAACCCTGATTCCAAAAGAAGATGGTTTGCTTGTCATGATGACTGGAAAACTGTCGAATTCGGTTTGGACTTCCAGGTTGGTGGAAAAGAAACGAACCTTGTATTAACACCAGCCGGAAGTCGTCATGTATTTGATGCCACTTATTATGACATCATCCCGAATGAAAGGATTGTATATGCTTTCGGAATGTATGTAAATAACATTCGCATCTCTGTTTCTTTGGTAACTGTGCTTTTTGAGTCAGAAATAATTGGTAGAACAAAGATGATATTTACCGAACAGATTGTACTTTTACAAGATCCAAAGGTTTCAGGTTTTTCTACTGAAGAAGAAATCCGCGGTCGTGTGGAAGGAACTAATGCTGGATTTGACAGATTGGAAAAGGAATTTACCTAA
- the eutC gene encoding ethanolamine ammonia-lyase subunit EutC: MTFLEEWKLLTQARIGLARSGGSISTKDMLRFRLDHARARDAVLLSPDFAKLLKELEDLGKPKSIPSLFLESQISSKEEYLMRPDLGRRLSLNSLEKIRKFSGEYDLVLVGVDGLSAKALDENFIPFITKLMNSLSNTGIRIAPLILSKWGRVAIGDEIGEVLNAKVSVVIIGERPGLSSADSLGVYITYHPQVGKTDESRNCISNIRPSGFGFESAVKKTIYLITEVIQRKLSGVGLKDEMPPEFLLQSKDNKVIGNSH, encoded by the coding sequence ATGACTTTTTTAGAAGAATGGAAACTATTGACTCAAGCAAGGATTGGTTTAGCGCGGTCTGGTGGATCTATTTCCACAAAAGATATGTTACGTTTTCGGTTGGATCATGCGAGGGCTAGAGATGCAGTTTTATTAAGTCCCGATTTTGCAAAGTTATTAAAAGAACTGGAAGATTTAGGAAAACCCAAATCCATTCCTTCTTTATTTTTAGAAAGTCAAATCAGTTCAAAAGAGGAATATTTGATGCGACCTGATTTAGGAAGGCGATTGTCTTTAAACTCGCTTGAAAAGATTAGGAAATTTTCTGGTGAATATGATTTGGTTTTGGTTGGAGTTGACGGCCTTTCAGCAAAGGCACTAGATGAGAATTTTATTCCTTTTATAACGAAATTAATGAATTCGTTAAGTAACACTGGTATACGAATTGCTCCCCTTATACTTTCGAAGTGGGGGCGGGTTGCCATTGGAGACGAAATTGGAGAAGTATTAAATGCGAAGGTATCTGTTGTCATTATCGGTGAACGTCCAGGCCTCTCTTCTGCTGATAGTTTGGGCGTATATATCACCTATCATCCGCAAGTTGGTAAAACAGATGAAAGCCGTAATTGTATTTCTAATATTAGGCCTAGTGGTTTTGGATTTGAAAGTGCTGTGAAAAAAACAATCTATCTAATCACTGAAGTTATACAAAGAAAGTTGTCTGGTGTAGGATTAAAAGATGAAATGCCACCTGAATTTTTATTACAATCCAAAGATAACAAGGTGATTGGCAATTCTCATTAA
- a CDS encoding glutathione S-transferase family protein produces the protein MDNYQTPQLLLYYHPLASFCHKVLIALYENGTEFEPRLVDLLSEESSAELFAYWPVGKIPLLRDRFREKTVPETTIIIEYLNEFYPGKVKLIPSEFPLALETKLWDRFFDLYVSEPMQKIVVDRLRPENQRDHLGVEQAYQKLPIAYGMLEAKLNSQRFIAGDHFSMADCSAAPALFYTDTILSFRNSYPKLTAYFERLLERPSVKRTIAEAEPYFYMYPLFDQIPKRFLKEKK, from the coding sequence ATGGATAACTATCAAACTCCCCAACTTTTACTCTATTACCATCCTCTCGCATCTTTTTGTCATAAAGTTCTCATCGCTTTGTATGAAAATGGAACAGAGTTCGAACCTCGATTGGTGGATTTATTATCTGAAGAATCCAGTGCGGAGCTCTTCGCTTATTGGCCCGTGGGAAAAATCCCTCTCCTTCGGGATCGTTTCAGGGAAAAGACGGTCCCTGAGACCACGATTATTATTGAATATTTAAATGAATTTTATCCAGGAAAAGTGAAGCTGATTCCTTCTGAATTTCCTTTGGCCTTAGAGACAAAACTGTGGGATCGATTTTTCGATCTTTATGTCAGTGAACCTATGCAGAAAATTGTGGTCGATCGTTTGCGACCCGAAAACCAAAGAGATCATTTAGGTGTGGAACAAGCTTACCAAAAACTTCCGATTGCTTATGGTATGCTTGAGGCAAAATTGAATTCTCAGCGCTTTATTGCTGGTGATCATTTTAGTATGGCAGATTGTTCTGCAGCTCCTGCATTATTTTATACAGATACAATTTTAAGTTTCCGGAACTCTTATCCAAAACTCACCGCCTATTTTGAAAGGCTATTGGAAAGACCTTCCGTCAAACGAACGATAGCTGAAGCTGAGCCTTATTTTTATATGTATCCTTTATTTGATCAAATTCCAAAACGATTTCTAAAAGAAAAAAAGTAA
- a CDS encoding DUF1554 domain-containing protein, with protein MNDNKLTNSRCYFVTKIQRTSGIENHSKPITKEPKFKKLFYHFHTFSDFTLGLIFVISLVTNCSPSELENTCDISSKSYEKTIAAKFILSDSNPLCLSANSFNQTDFTVGGKIFGLTGSGLTLILNHNNSITIPSGSTEFSFPIQIPKGAHYEVNFGSQAEGNFCELVNSTGTVSNKNIRDIEINCQPSCLKCIIFITQNGYPANIGKASNFDSSCHSDPNYPGSGTYKAMVVDGISRRASITANLGDGQMDWVFKPNQAYIRPGGINIETSNAKGLFTSALSAPITTISSDHWTGLNTDWTTNLDGVCLKWTTNSASELGTAGDAYTQDIVTLTAGKGLQNCSVNRELVCVEQ; from the coding sequence ATGAATGATAACAAATTAACAAATTCCAGATGTTACTTTGTAACAAAAATCCAAAGGACATCTGGGATTGAAAATCATTCGAAACCAATTACAAAAGAACCAAAGTTTAAAAAACTTTTTTACCATTTCCATACCTTTTCTGATTTTACTTTGGGCCTCATTTTTGTAATCAGCTTGGTCACAAATTGTTCTCCATCGGAACTAGAAAACACATGTGATATAAGTTCAAAATCTTATGAAAAAACCATTGCCGCAAAATTCATACTCAGCGACTCAAATCCTCTTTGTTTATCCGCGAATTCGTTTAATCAAACAGACTTCACTGTTGGTGGAAAAATTTTTGGATTAACTGGGAGCGGTTTGACATTGATTTTAAATCATAATAATTCAATTACGATTCCTTCTGGTAGCACAGAATTCTCTTTTCCCATCCAGATTCCAAAAGGTGCTCATTACGAAGTTAATTTTGGCAGCCAAGCGGAAGGTAACTTCTGTGAGTTGGTAAATTCTACGGGGACAGTTTCCAATAAAAACATAAGAGATATTGAAATCAACTGCCAACCCTCCTGTTTAAAATGTATTATATTCATAACTCAGAATGGTTACCCTGCAAATATCGGTAAAGCATCAAACTTTGACTCTAGTTGCCACTCTGACCCAAACTACCCTGGTTCTGGTACTTACAAAGCAATGGTTGTCGATGGGATTTCACGTCGAGCCAGTATCACTGCTAATTTAGGAGATGGTCAAATGGATTGGGTTTTTAAACCCAATCAAGCTTATATCAGGCCAGGTGGGATCAATATAGAAACATCCAACGCCAAAGGATTATTTACATCAGCCCTATCTGCTCCAATAACAACCATTAGCTCCGACCATTGGACCGGTCTCAATACAGATTGGACAACCAACTTAGATGGTGTTTGTTTGAAGTGGACTACAAACTCTGCTTCTGAACTTGGAACCGCTGGAGATGCATATACTCAAGATATTGTGACCCTAACAGCAGGAAAAGGACTACAAAATTGTTCCGTGAATCGAGAGTTAGTTTGTGTAGAACAATAA
- a CDS encoding cysteine-rich CWC family protein, which yields MEDYNTKQLKNNNLVHSDGKHENKICPHCLRIFECKVGSISLCQCTKVNLSLEEREYLATQYADCLCYQCMETLAFEFRKGKSYKVTS from the coding sequence TTGGAAGATTATAATACCAAACAATTAAAAAATAACAATTTAGTCCATAGTGATGGCAAACATGAGAATAAAATTTGCCCTCATTGTCTGCGAATTTTTGAATGTAAAGTGGGCTCCATTAGCCTATGCCAATGTACGAAAGTGAATCTTTCCTTAGAAGAAAGAGAATACTTGGCGACACAGTATGCCGATTGTCTTTGTTACCAATGTATGGAAACTTTAGCATTTGAATTTAGGAAAGGTAAATCCTATAAGGTTACCTCTTGA